A section of the Babylonia areolata isolate BAREFJ2019XMU chromosome 1, ASM4173473v1, whole genome shotgun sequence genome encodes:
- the LOC143285941 gene encoding uncharacterized protein LOC143285941, translating into MDIVYTVLYTHQKRKKAKTWQDGTLKVLATGTKAVLYDDKGSKLDVVHIHASDVITGEQLESDRYYIQVEEIQKKSTPQTADTQASSAQYPQNSCPMAQPKAAQSQPLKAVTTQNAGPSNEGSGLKRKRSGFIPPRVVRPRTAENDAPCLDNIQPKVSSAFTPHNGSSSHLFGTVSSLPSDNSSEKLSPSALFSAGRTRNGASVDTPPDFFKTSDSPQSRPQASLLTKSSPWRTIGSGLSKTSPVGHHLSPGQTVTVEGKEQSVSRDAQSPWNRDKPGATSVLPSLSPSQESFNKTTEASKSLLGNRVQLGLNAPLGKRSASEIMALLGKKKHEVAVMRTANTCSNSEKSSALQNFGTVAQIADQEPRSVVSNESGLSCTSDTTRVEEMEFQNTFTNENDHNKDRLQKSSPNIYNLPSEEESDILEGTLDPTTKQIEDLESGDGMDVLVSSPLPHPDRLVRNSVAEVTTHGNCSTTTTSNIAEAISARLTGYKMQGMVASGMVQRPMAYRREIDHRQPLPWISTPSAGPYNSRYD; encoded by the exons GCTGTTTTGTATGACGACAAAGGGTCCAAGCTTGATGTCGTGCACATCCATGCCAGTGATGTTATCACTGGCGAGCAGCTGGAGAGTGACAG GTATTACATACAAGTGGAGGAAATACAGAAGAAATCCACCCCACAAACAGCAGATACCCAGGCCTCTTCTGCACAGTACCCACAGAATTCTTGTCCCATGGCACAGCCAAAGGCAGCTCAGTCTCAGCCACTTAAAGCAGTTACCACGCAGAATGCTGGACCCAGTAATGAGGGATCAGGACTGAAGAGAAAACGAAGT GGTTTCATACCACCAAGGGTTGTCAGACCACGCACAGCAGAAAATGACGCACCATGTCTGGACAATATTCAGCCAAAAGTATCTTCAGCATTTACACCTCACAATGGTTCATCTTCACATTTGTTTGGCACTGTCAGCTCTCTACCCAGTGACAACTCCAGTGAAAAACTGTCACCCAGTGCGCTGTTCTCAGCAGGGCGAACCAGAAATGGTGCATCTGTGGATACACCACCCGACTTTTTCAAGACTTCAGATTCTCCACAGTCTAGGCCTCAAGCTTCTCTCTTGACAAAAAGCAGTCCATGGCGAACTATTGGTTCAGGCTTGTCAAAAACCTCACCTGTGGGACACCATCTTTCTCCGGGGCAGACTGTTACAGTGGAAGGCAAAGAGCAGAGTGTCAGCAGGGATGCACAGTCTCCCTGGAATCGTGACAAACCTGGAGCAACATCTGTCTTACCAAGTCTGTCACCATCACAAGAGTCCTTTAATAAGACTACGGAAGCATCTAAGTCTTTGTTGGGAAATCGTGTCCAGTTAGGACTGAATGCACCTCTTGGGAAAAGATCAGCAAGTGAGATTATGGCACTTCtaggaaaaaagaaacatgagGTGGCTGTTATGAGGACTGCAAATACATGTTCAAACAGTGAGAAATCATCAGCATTGCAGAATTTTGGTACAGTTGCACAGATTGCTGACCAGGAACCTAGGTCTGTTGTGTCAAATGAAAGTGGGCTGTCCTGTACCTCAGACACTACTAGAGTGGAAGAAATGGAATTTCAAAACACATTCACAAATGAAAATGATCATAATAAAGACAGACTACAGAAAAGCTCACCAAATATTTAT AATTTACCTTCAGAGGAAGAATCAGATATTTTGGAAGGCACCCTTGATCCTACGACCAAGCAAATTGAAG ACTTGGAGTCAGGAGATGGTATGGATGTACTGGTGTCATCCCCTCTGCCGCACCCTGACAGACTCGTTAGAAACTCAGTTGCAGAAGTTACCACCCATGGAAATTGCTCAACTACCACTACGTCAAATATCGCAGAGGCT ATTTCAGCTCGACTGACAGGCTACAAGATGCAAGGTATGGTGGCCAGTGGCATGGTGCAGCGTCCTATGGCGTACAGACGTGAGATAGACCATCGTCAGCCTCTGCCATGGATCAGCACACCCTCAGCAGGGCCATACAACAGCAGGTATGATTAG